The Borreliella andersonii genome has a segment encoding these proteins:
- a CDS encoding SPOR domain-containing protein, whose protein sequence is MKDLNENNDNNKGFFVALTSIATVCIIIFLGTIIFFPNKNLASDIAEKNIVLEEDKNQNTLERVEQNEKSLKVSETQNEIIIDLTQDLNKEKKTINKPSNTSQKSKATEKPQPTTKKILNTSQKSKAIEKPQPTTKKILNTSQKSKIIEKFQPVAQKTLNPDTIYDPNTEYYIQFVSLSDPINADNYIQKLLKYNIIAKIYSATVDNKDIYRVRSGPYKTKSEAKVDFKKIAGIGEFKETYILPVNK, encoded by the coding sequence ATGAAAGATTTGAATGAAAACAATGATAATAACAAAGGATTTTTTGTAGCATTAACTTCAATTGCAACAGTCTGTATCATAATATTTCTTGGGACAATTATTTTCTTTCCAAACAAAAATCTGGCCTCAGACATTGCAGAAAAAAATATTGTTTTAGAAGAAGATAAAAATCAAAACACCTTAGAAAGGGTTGAACAAAATGAAAAGTCTTTAAAGGTATCTGAAACTCAAAATGAAATAATCATAGATTTAACACAAGATTTAAATAAAGAAAAAAAAACTATAAACAAACCATCTAATACTTCTCAAAAATCAAAAGCTACTGAAAAGCCTCAACCTACAACTAAAAAAATACTCAATACTTCTCAAAAATCAAAAGCTATTGAAAAGCCTCAACCCACAACTAAAAAAATACTCAATACTTCTCAAAAATCAAAAATTATTGAAAAATTTCAACCTGTAGCCCAAAAAACTTTAAATCCTGATACCATTTATGATCCTAATACAGAATATTACATACAATTTGTATCGCTCTCAGACCCAATCAATGCAGACAACTATATTCAAAAATTACTCAAATATAATATAATTGCTAAAATATATTCTGCAACAGTTGATAATAAAGATATTTACAGAGTAAGATCTGGCCCTTATAAAACAAAATCAGAAGCAAAAGTAGACTTTAAAAAAATAGCAGGAATAGGCGAATTTAAAGAAACTTATATATTACCCGTTAACAAATAG
- the coaE gene encoding dephospho-CoA kinase (Dephospho-CoA kinase (CoaE) performs the final step in coenzyme A biosynthesis.), giving the protein MGRNPLIIGITGRIASGKDTASKIISNKYGFYEINADKLGHLVLYEKKEEIVKIFGRKILNAKNEIDKLLLRNLVFNDNKELKKLESISHPIILSKIKKILIQNRSTKIIINAALLFKINLEKLCDYIIVLKTKNSIIKNRLSYSMPNIDSNIINKILKIQKDIFFKKNIINLRIINIINNKNYAYLEKEIEKKMQEIINYERFE; this is encoded by the coding sequence GTGGGGAGAAATCCATTAATCATTGGGATAACAGGAAGAATTGCATCTGGCAAAGATACCGCATCAAAAATAATTAGCAACAAATATGGATTTTACGAAATAAATGCAGACAAGCTTGGACACTTAGTTTTATATGAAAAAAAAGAAGAAATAGTTAAAATATTTGGAAGAAAAATATTAAATGCTAAAAATGAAATAGACAAACTCTTGTTAAGAAATCTTGTATTTAATGACAATAAAGAACTAAAAAAACTTGAAAGCATATCACACCCAATCATACTCAGCAAAATAAAAAAAATCCTAATCCAAAACCGATCTACAAAAATAATAATTAATGCCGCTTTACTTTTTAAAATAAATTTAGAAAAACTTTGTGACTATATAATTGTGCTAAAGACAAAGAATTCTATAATAAAAAATAGATTATCATACTCTATGCCAAACATTGACTCAAATATAATTAATAAAATACTCAAAATCCAAAAAGATATTTTTTTTAAAAAAAATATTATAAACTTAAGAATAATCAATATAATTAATAACAAGAATTATGCATATCTAGAAAAAGAAATTGAAAAAAAAATGCAGGAGATAATTAACTATGAAAGATTTGAATGA
- the polA gene encoding DNA polymerase I has translation MKELYLIDALNIIFRNYHVMKNYPLLNTQGENVNAFIGFFKTLFFIIKEKNPEHLIITFDSEVPTFRKQKYPSYKATRDSPPDDLIPQIGWIKEGLLKAKIPIFELEGYEADDLLASFAKKAAKNNYLTYIISPDKDLLQTMTEYIKILKIENNSFIEMDNEYVIKKFGVNSFQMKDYLAIVGDRSDNIPGIKGIGPKGAATLLREFKTLDGIYSNLELIHKKHRELLIKEKENAFLSYELVSLEENLKIPEIENFALKNFSEEIISLFEKHSAIALIKTYKKDILKQEKENTDQKSLFAQEITTTNSLDDINTIDTENVKYRSITTKIELDDLMENLKKAKYISIDTETSSLDTYTAKLIGISISFKEFEGCYIPIEAKGKIYIEKNYIIQKFNNLFESNPKIIGQNYKFDYKILKNNGFSPIPPYFDTMIAAYLIDTNSKVSLDFLAEKYLMHKNIKYEDVIQKNDNFANISLEMATSYSSEDADITFRLFNIFTKKLKEDKLDKLMHEIEMPFNKVIIEMEENGIYLDKEYLKEYGKELGKELELIETEIIKSIGIDFNLNSPKQMHEILFEKLNLKLPEKMKKDSTDIKVLESLRGQHESIENLIKYRQIAKLKSTYTDNLVELINYKTNRLHTSFIQTKTATGRITSINPNLQNIPIKDEKGRKIRKAFKPENGNIFISADYSQIELAILAHLSQDEVLIKAFENNKDIHTETASKLFKIEEKEITPNLRRIAKSINFGIIYRMSDFRLAKELGITKEEAKGFINSYFDSYPKIKEFITNQINFVRNAGYSETILKRRRYIKEINSNNYIERSAAERIAINSAIQGSAADIMKIAMVKVFNEFKSTKMKSKILLQVHDEMLIESPIEEENEVKKILKIMMETAYALNLPLKANIETGKSWGEIH, from the coding sequence ATGAAAGAACTTTACCTAATTGATGCACTAAATATAATATTTAGAAATTATCACGTAATGAAAAATTATCCGCTTTTAAACACACAAGGAGAAAATGTAAACGCATTTATTGGTTTTTTTAAAACATTATTTTTCATAATAAAAGAAAAAAATCCTGAACATTTGATCATCACCTTTGACTCAGAAGTACCAACTTTTAGAAAACAAAAGTATCCAAGCTACAAAGCAACAAGAGATTCACCTCCTGACGATTTAATACCTCAAATCGGATGGATAAAAGAAGGCCTTTTAAAGGCAAAAATACCAATCTTTGAGCTAGAGGGCTATGAAGCTGATGATCTTTTAGCTAGTTTTGCTAAAAAGGCTGCAAAGAATAACTATTTAACTTATATTATTTCTCCTGACAAAGACTTGCTGCAAACAATGACAGAGTACATAAAAATACTAAAAATTGAAAACAACAGCTTTATTGAAATGGATAATGAGTACGTAATAAAAAAATTTGGAGTAAATAGTTTTCAAATGAAAGATTATTTAGCTATTGTTGGGGACAGATCTGACAATATACCCGGAATAAAAGGCATTGGCCCAAAAGGAGCAGCAACTTTATTAAGAGAGTTTAAAACCTTAGACGGGATATATTCAAATTTAGAACTAATACATAAAAAACACCGAGAACTTTTAATCAAAGAAAAAGAAAATGCCTTTTTAAGCTATGAACTTGTAAGTCTTGAAGAAAATTTAAAAATTCCAGAAATCGAAAACTTCGCCTTAAAGAATTTTAGCGAAGAGATAATATCTTTGTTTGAAAAGCACTCAGCAATTGCCTTAATAAAAACTTATAAAAAGGATATCTTGAAACAAGAAAAAGAAAATACAGATCAAAAAAGCCTATTTGCACAAGAAATTACTACTACTAACAGCTTAGATGATATAAATACAATTGACACAGAAAATGTTAAATACCGCTCAATAACAACAAAAATAGAACTTGACGATTTAATGGAAAACCTTAAAAAGGCTAAATACATATCAATAGACACAGAAACATCTTCGCTTGACACTTACACAGCAAAATTAATTGGGATTTCCATTTCATTTAAAGAATTTGAGGGCTGCTATATTCCAATCGAAGCAAAAGGAAAAATTTACATAGAAAAAAATTATATAATACAAAAATTTAATAATCTTTTTGAGTCAAATCCAAAAATAATTGGTCAAAATTATAAATTTGACTATAAAATACTTAAAAATAATGGATTTAGCCCTATACCACCTTATTTTGATACAATGATTGCCGCATACCTTATTGACACAAACTCAAAAGTATCGCTTGATTTTCTTGCAGAAAAGTATTTAATGCATAAAAATATTAAATATGAAGATGTTATTCAAAAAAATGATAACTTTGCAAACATATCTTTAGAAATGGCAACAAGCTATTCATCTGAAGATGCTGATATTACATTTAGATTATTTAATATATTTACCAAAAAATTAAAAGAAGACAAACTCGACAAGTTAATGCACGAAATAGAAATGCCTTTTAACAAAGTAATTATAGAAATGGAAGAAAATGGCATTTACCTTGATAAAGAATATTTAAAAGAATATGGAAAAGAACTTGGAAAAGAATTAGAACTAATCGAAACCGAAATAATAAAAAGCATAGGAATTGATTTTAATCTAAATTCTCCAAAACAAATGCATGAAATTTTATTTGAAAAACTGAATCTAAAATTACCTGAAAAAATGAAAAAAGATTCAACTGATATAAAAGTGCTTGAATCTCTCAGAGGACAACACGAATCAATTGAAAATCTAATAAAATACAGACAAATTGCAAAATTGAAGAGTACTTACACAGATAATTTGGTAGAACTAATCAACTATAAAACAAACAGACTGCACACAAGCTTCATACAAACAAAAACAGCAACTGGAAGAATCACTAGCATAAACCCCAACTTGCAAAACATACCAATAAAAGATGAAAAAGGGCGAAAAATAAGAAAAGCATTTAAACCAGAAAATGGAAATATTTTTATTTCAGCTGATTATTCTCAAATCGAGCTTGCTATACTTGCTCATTTATCTCAAGATGAAGTCCTCATTAAAGCATTCGAAAATAATAAAGATATTCATACAGAAACAGCTTCAAAGCTTTTCAAAATAGAAGAAAAAGAAATTACTCCTAACTTAAGAAGAATAGCAAAATCTATTAATTTTGGAATAATTTATAGAATGTCAGATTTTAGACTTGCAAAAGAACTAGGAATTACAAAAGAAGAGGCAAAAGGATTTATAAACTCTTACTTCGACTCTTACCCAAAAATCAAAGAATTTATAACAAATCAAATAAACTTCGTAAGAAATGCTGGATATAGCGAAACCATCTTAAAAAGAAGAAGATATATAAAAGAAATTAATAGCAATAATTACATAGAAAGATCTGCAGCTGAAAGAATAGCAATAAATAGCGCAATTCAGGGAAGTGCCGCCGACATTATGAAAATTGCAATGGTCAAAGTATTTAATGAATTTAAAAGTACAAAAATGAAATCAAAAATATTGCTACAGGTACACGATGAAATGCTCATTGAATCTCCTATTGAAGAAGAAAATGAAGTGAAAAAAATATTAAAAATTATGATGGAAACTGCCTACGCATTAAATCTGCCTTTAAAAGCCAATATTGAAACGGGTAAATCGTGGGGAGAAATCCATTAA
- the fliS gene encoding flagellar export chaperone FliS gives MISKEKIYKQTQINTSNPLSILIMLYEKAIQDLKVAKELIKDGNWKNAVKANEKIFHAQEIITELMSTLNFEQGGNISTNLLSIYLFLNKELENVLLKKETHKIDNVIKQLQVLSFAWKKLSKKENNVKQSKLGINIVS, from the coding sequence TTGATATCAAAAGAAAAAATATATAAACAAACACAAATAAACACATCAAATCCCCTATCAATATTGATAATGCTTTATGAGAAAGCAATACAGGATTTAAAAGTTGCAAAAGAGCTTATAAAAGATGGAAATTGGAAAAATGCAGTTAAAGCTAATGAAAAAATTTTTCATGCACAAGAAATAATTACCGAATTAATGTCAACCTTAAATTTTGAGCAAGGTGGAAACATCTCTACAAACTTACTCTCAATATACTTGTTTCTAAACAAAGAGTTAGAAAATGTTCTTTTAAAAAAAGAAACACACAAAATTGACAATGTTATAAAACAACTGCAAGTATTAAGCTTTGCCTGGAAAAAATTAAGTAAAAAAGAAAATAATGTTAAGCAAAGTAAATTAGGAATAAATATTGTCAGCTAA
- a CDS encoding response regulator: MEESKKALIVDDSLFMRKNLIKILSQLGFKEFLEAEDGIQAVKEFEKQNNIDLITLDITMMGMDGITALEKMYEINKKSLKKVNILMVTAIGKQELIQKALSLGARGYITKPFKKDQIIEQIKLLD; this comes from the coding sequence TTGGAAGAAAGCAAAAAAGCTTTAATAGTTGATGACTCACTTTTTATGAGAAAAAACCTAATAAAAATTTTAAGTCAATTGGGATTTAAAGAATTTTTAGAAGCTGAAGATGGCATTCAGGCTGTTAAAGAATTTGAAAAACAAAATAATATTGATTTAATAACACTCGATATAACAATGATGGGAATGGATGGAATCACAGCTCTTGAAAAAATGTATGAAATTAACAAAAAATCGCTTAAAAAAGTTAATATATTAATGGTTACAGCTATTGGAAAACAAGAATTAATACAAAAAGCTTTATCTCTTGGAGCTAGAGGATATATTACAAAACCTTTTAAAAAAGACCAAATAATAGAACAAATCAAACTTTTGGATTAG